In Leishmania donovani BPK282A1 complete genome, chromosome 28, one DNA window encodes the following:
- a CDS encoding major surface protease gp63, putative, with amino-acid sequence MRRTLLGIAVTFALVCCVVGAGAAQGDPERADSEEPRCGFDELEARMIGTRVSVISRVEPPTGELAVAAAATGAWQPIRIAVFTEDISNSSQHCTASGQSRPTFRGGRVTCSAADVLTREKKRVLLELLIPSAVQLHQERLNVQRENGNIVVSPFIKKHSICGQFSIPEEHMKTGVPDADFVLYMSAAPTSGSVIAWAVKCQSFDNGRSSVGVATISPKYITAEPKTVRVVAHEVLHALGFTRSVFKQQNMLVMASFRGKSPSPVIRSANVVAQAQLHYGCKTQASMELEDEGGKGTVSSHWKRRSAKDELMAGFSGVGVYSALTIAAMEDTGYYQGNYAKAEPMAYGHEVGCKLSSERCVIKSTSQIPAMFCDAPDAPWSCTSDRRGIGRCILTSYNSNLPTYFQYFGDPRLGGPDPLMDFCPFVRAADDTMCAAKTNALKGSVYGVMSRCVDTPAGFSIDDSAVQQHGICAEVQCGSSAYGVKINGASAFRDCPPGSTYNLSTLSPSFSKGHLVCPSYESVCAININASLYEEYSRLLTDHSVTGARTSVTAVVAVLLVVLFMG; translated from the coding sequence ATGCGCCGCACGCTGTTGGGGATCGCGGTGACCTTTGCGTTGGTGTGTTGCGTtgtcggcgctggcgcagcgcagggGGACCCGGAGCGAGCCGACTCAGAGGAGCCGCGCTGCGGGTTTgacgagctggaggcgcgcaTGATCGGCACCCGCGTGAGTGTGATAAGCCGTGTAGAGCCGCCTACCGGGGAGCTTGCggttgcggctgccgcaACGGGGGCCTGGCAGCCCATCCGCATTGCCGTCTTCACAGAGGACATCTCGAACAGCAGCCAGCACTGCACCGCTTCGGGCCAGAGTCGGCCCACCTTCCGTGGCGGCAGGGTgacctgcagcgcagcggacgTTCTcacaagagaaaagaaacgggtgctgctggagctgctgatTCCATCCGCAGTACAGCTGCACCAAGAGCGGCTGAACGTGCAGCGGGAGAACGGCAACATAGTTGTTAGCCCCTTTATAAAGAAACACAGTATCTGCGGTCAGTTCAGCATACCCGAAGAACACATGAAGACCGGTGTGCCGGACGCCGACTTTGTTCTGTACATGTCTGCTGCGCCAACATCTGGCAGTGTCATCGCGTGGGCGGTGAAGTGTCAGAGCTTCGACAATGGCCGCTCGTCTGTGGGCGTGGCGACCATCTCACCCAAGTACATCACCGCCGAGCCGAAGAccgtgcgcgtcgtcgcgcacGAGGTGTTGCATGCACTCGGCTTCACGAGGTCAGTTTTCAAGCAACAGAACATGCTGGTGATGGCTTCTTTTCGAGGCAAGAGCCCCTCACCTGTCATTCGCAGCGCAAACGTGgttgcgcaggcgcagctaCATTACGGCTGCAAAACGCAGGCTTCCATGGAGCTGGAAGACGAGGGTGGAAAGGGAACCGTTTCGTCACACTggaagcgccgcagcgccaaaGACGAGCTGATGGCGGGcttcagcggcgtcggcgtctaCTCGGCGctcaccatcgccgccatgGAGGACACGGGCTACTACCAGGGCAACTACGCCAAGGCGGAGCCGATGGCGTACGGCCACGAAGTGGGCTGCAAACTGAGTTCCGAGCGGTGCGTCATCAAAAGCACTTCACAGATTCCTGCCATGTTTTGCGATGCCCCCGACGCTCCGTGGAGCTGCACCTCTGATCGCCGAGGCATCGGGCGGTGCATCCTTACCTCTTACAATTCCAACCTGCCCACCTATTTTCAATACTTCGGTGACCCGAGGTTGGGTGGCCCAGATCCCCTGATGGACTTCTGCCCGTTTGTGAGGGCTGCCGACGACACAATGTGTGCCGCTAAAACGAACGCCCTGAAGGGCAGCGTGTATGGCGTCATGTCGCGCTGTGTCGACACACCGGCAGGCTTTTCCATTGATGACTCGGCggtccagcagcacggcatCTGTGCTGAGGTGCAgtgcggcagctccgcgtACGGCGTCAAAATAAATGGCGCGTCTGCGTTCCGGGATTGTCCGCCTGGCAGCACCTACAACCTGTCGACATTGAGCCCGTCCTTCTCTAAAGGGCATTTGGTGTGCCCCTCTTATGAGTCCGTGTGCGCCATCAACATAAACGCCTCGCTGTACGAAGAATACAGTAGGCTTCTCACCGACCACAGCGTGACTGGTGCGCGGACAAGtgtgacggcggtggtggcagtgctTCTCGTGGTGCTTTTCATGGGCTGA
- a CDS encoding mitogen-activated protein kinase, putative — protein MDNYDVLEVIGEGTYGVVFKCCDKRTNRIVAVKQFKNFQANAYVRVAMLRELRVEQLLKGEPNVTQLLETFKQKNRLYLVMEYIPRSLLDVLEEVQHGLPEDSLVVLLFTILLGIRSCHRNGIIHRDVKPENILVRDDGTASLCDFGFCRPLPRQLQPQAQQLSISSQDIGPSASPIAESGSFGLRSLPPPNDTPQMCNGASVSSANSAMLSELVLADHQAIMTNYVATRWYRSPEMLLGMPSYTYAVDMWAVGAIMAEAIDGEPLLPGKTELEQLSLIQTRIGDFPAAYEAAVRKRNGGTLRLHSLNPLAAPPQQLRTKSMQQKSRRASDARDAAQKRTESKQGTSSYLTERYGGRIAKAGLNLLHRLLRIDAAERITVEEALGHPYFDSVRGRFDAAPNGARGARNSNGACDEAAEMQPTTAETAGPTPMPLTTTASRQAPLPPLTATGAADCISPLLSMSDAAGGGGSTCLAAAAPPLVEVPFSLVDRVGAGADDDGGGPLQMPCCAERSPRVTTVAWEALSSSPGSRAPCAVASGNSSTTNSSSLSLWTASDTSAEVAPPTDVTVAKDHVSFPRFSSVLVPLHPELPKPTETGCRHASAAACNGAAEGGNSPPPLAPEESNNGGQPVLRRQAASEGANTRATQRDASMHSDDCSSTSLLQSRQSHHSPRDARQLRHRTSSLESGGNVAALRGSDSSPMNTAAQEPSGAGGAVPTTAVSGMDDPASPSVLQSRRTAQRRSGGVVDSRLSSSKISAANACRTTSPSSLPAKTYSFKSIPTSRSKALAPNVVQSTSKYDLMQSAPEDHTEKRRHPSGPVSAPRCQGSGRGVEKGAAANSKGAHTCSSSSSMMSNALRSARGDPGRTGGLGSATKERRSSVGRRIDGHGLHVVPAAPSCVNATTPSSSCRATAQEPAEVSLLRRRSTAKSRPPPQPGRRTSTPTARGGIANGNHHSPTLPRPLFARSSPEAPALLSVSDARVGGGKKRGLSRFVSPHLPREVRPLPAPERVTLLQEIESLEFVVGPPSAVEVLAPVVAAPVSHTPEHAESDTDAGGGTRDRNEGDTRASTIACAEHVVPASQPPEMLDNDVQPNGDRGGGNSSSSLTLGETRRRCSGTASSRAWAAKRDTAASGKTSALVEATTNSKLEDNGRQQSLQRPPHPCGGTGGRPLRMDSNSHSGNTSTHNANATTVGSSRAAPSLIFRSSRTASSPLKLATIHPFSFALQGEGELRELSTNGCHASTSASTGMSFTTPNSVASPPTRRLAPALLRHHHPATAVGACLVQASTSLGPDPVFGSSAFSAHSPLVAKDSAWSPTLSPKPQKRSETDTRRASMESPIVSLSGTRQQRCLSDIPIELSLSEELFADSAACGPRVRHRRHENATPLSTTPPITMPDDLETVVLMGTPPEPRRTNQQRQDEVPCTATWPPTRSGATAMMPTSMPGNSAPFRGLDRDSDGSSAPFEGKGSAAKTEAVDITARTRRHSVAPALFAAAPKGVPALNEDDLTNVCETSSLPMRGSLEARGAENGATTSSRKIPGPALAPPQPLLGGASVLSAQQLHAGGGRRKSRLVL, from the coding sequence ATGGACAACTACGATGTACTCGAGGTCATCGGCGAGGGTACCTACGGGGTTGTCTTCAAGTGCTGCGATAAGCGGACCAATCGGATAGTGGCGGTGAAGCAGTTCAAGAACTTTCAGGCGAACGCGTACGTTCGTGTCGCAATGCTGCGGGAACTGCGCGttgagcagctgctcaaGGGCGAGCCCAACgtgacgcagctgctcgaaACGTTCAAGCAGAAGAACCGCCTGTACCTTGTAATGGAGTACATACCGCGCAGCCTGCTAGACGTTCTGGAGGAGGTACAGCACGGCCTGCCTGAGGACTCGTTGGTGGTGCTTCTCTTCACCATTCTCTTGGGCATTCGCTCCTGTCATCGCAACGGAATCATTCACCGTGATGTGAAGCCGGAGAACATCTTGgtgcgcgacgacggcacagCCTCCCTGTGCGACTTTGGGTTTTGCCGGCCACTTCCTCGGCAGCTTCAGCCGCAGGCACAGCAgctctccatctcctcgCAAGACATCGGCCCATCGGCTTCACCAATAGCCGAGAGTGGCAGCTTCGGACTTCGCTCCTTGCCGCCACCTAATGACACGCCGCAAATGTGCAACGGCGCCTCTGTCTCATCAGCAAATTCGGCTATGCTTAGCGAGCTTGTCCTTGCTGATCATCAGGCGATCATGACAAACTACGTGGCGACGCGGTGGTACCGAAGCCCGGAGATGCTCCTGGGGATGCCCAGCTATACCTACGCTGTGGATATGTGGGCTGTGGGAGCCATCATGGCGGAGGCCATCGATGGTGAGCCGTTGTTGCCAGGCAAGACGGAACTGGAGCAGCTCTCGCTCATTCAGACCCGCATCGGGGATTTCCCAGCGGCAtacgaggcggcggtgcgaaAGCGGAACGGTGGCACACTGCGCCTGCACTCCTTGAACCCgctcgcagcgccaccgcagcagctgcgcaccaaGTCGATGCAGCAGAAGTCACGGCGAGCAAGCGACGCAAGggacgcggcgcagaagcgcaCAGAGTCGAAGCAGGGCACGAGCTCCTATTTGACCGAGCGTTATGGAGGGCGCATTGCGAAGGCTGGCTTGAACCTACTCCATCGACTTCTGCGCATcgacgcggcggagcgcATCACCGTCGAGGAGGCACTTGGGCACCCCTACTTTGACAGCGTGCGAGGGAGGTTCGATGCAGCTCCGAATGGGGCTCGTGGAGCTCGCAACAGCAATGGCGCCTGCGATGAGGCAGCAGAGATGCAGCCGACCACTGCGGAAACAGCGGGGCCGACGCCGATGCCCCTAACGACGACCGCGTCACGCCaagcgcctctccctcctctcaccGCCACCGGGGCCGCCGACTGCATTTCACCCCTCCTCTCTATGTCGGATGccgcaggtggcggcggctcaaCGTGCCtagcagctgcggcaccaccgctggtggaggtgccgTTCTCCCTGGTAGACAGGGTGGGCGCGGGggcggacgacgacggcggtggccctCTGCAGATGCCTTGTTGCGCTGAGCGCTCGCCTCGCGTGACGACCGTCGCGTGGGAGGCTTTGTCTTCTTCGCCTGGATCGCGCGCGCCTTGCGCCGTAGCCAGCGGCAACTCCTCGACCACTAACTCGTCGAGTCTCTCGCTGTGGACAGCATCGGACACCTCAGCTGAAGTCGCACCGCCCACTGACGTCACGGTAGCGAAGGACCACGTTTCGTTCCCAAGGTTCTCTAGCGTGCTTGTACCACTCCACCCGGAGTTGCCAAAGCCAACAGAGACGGGCTGTCGCCACGCCTCTGCGGCAGCGTGTAACGGGGCTGCCGAGGGCGGCAactcaccaccaccgctggcgcCAGAGGAGAGCAACAATGGTGGCCAACCTGTGCTGCGTCGACAGGCAGCCTCCGAAGGCGCGAACACGCGTGCCACTCAGCGCGACGCATCCATGCACAGTGATGactgcagctccacctcccTGCTCCAGTCCCGGCAAAGCCACCACAGCCCGCGAGATGCGCGGCAACTTCGACACCGCACATCCAGCCTAGAGAGCGGCGGGAAcgtcgcggcgctgaggGGAAGCGACTCCTCACCAATGAATACGGCTGCGCAGGAACCCAGTGGCGCTGGTGGGGCGGTACCCACCACCGCGGTAAGTGGCATGGATGAccctgcctctccctctgtgctGCAGTCTCGACGAACGGcacagaggcgcagcggcggcgtggtggaCTCCCGGCTGTCGTCGAGCAAAATCAGTGCGGCGAACGCATGCCGCACCACTTCACCGTCATCCCTGCCGGCAAAGACGTACTCTTTCAAGTCAATCCCCACGAGTCGGTCAAAGGCGCTCGCACCCAACGTAGTACAGTCCACCTCTAAATATGATCTGATGCAGTCAGCGCCAGAGGACCACACAGAAAAGCGGCGGCACCCCAGTGGACCGGTGAGCGCGCCCCGCTGCCAGGGCAGCGGAAGAGGCGTCGAAAAGGGAGCCGCAGCAAACTCGAagggcgcacacacgtgcagcagcagcagctccatgaTGTCCAACGCGCTGCGGAGTGCGCGCGGCGATCCTGGCCGCACTGGCGGGCTGGGCTCTGCGACGAAAGAGCGGCGCTCCAGCGTGGGCAGGAGGATCGATGGACATGGGCTGCACGTCGTTCCAGCCGCCCCATCCTGTGTTAACGCGACGACTCCTTCCAGCTCGTGTCGCGCGACTGCACAGGAGCCAGCGGAGGTGTCGTTGCTGAGGCGACGGAGCACGGCCAAATCGCGTCCACCTCCGCAGCCGGGtcgccgcaccagcacaccgacggcccgcggcggcatcgcaAACGGTAACCACCACAGCccgacgctgccgaggcCTCTTTTCGCCCGCAGCTCTCcagaggcgccggcgctgctctcgGTGAGCGACGCGCGCGTGGGTGGCGGCAAGAAGCGTGGGCTTTCGCGCTTTGTATCGCCTCATTTGCCGCGTGAGGTGCGGCCGTTGCCGGCCCCGGAGCGGGTTACGTTGTTGCAGGAGATCGAAAGTCTCGAATTCGTGGTGGGCCCACCCAGTGCTGTGGAGGTTCTAGCGCCGGTCGTCGCTGCGCCGGTCTCTCACACGCCAGAGCACGCTGAATCCGACACCGACGCTGGTGGAGGCACTCGCGACAGAAACGAAGGGGATACAAGAGCCTCTACCATTGCCTGTGCAGAGCATGTGGTGCCGGCGTCTCAACCACCCGAGATGCTGGATAATGATGTACAACCGAACGGGgaccgcggcggaggcaacTCCAGCTCCTCGCTAACGCTGGGAGAAACAAGAAGGCGGTGCTCAGGGACGGCGAGCTCGCGCGCCTGGGCTGCGAAGCGGGACACCGCAGCTTCTGGTAAAACCTCGGCGTTGGTCGAAGCCACCACCAACAGCAAATTAGAGGATAATGGACGGCAACAAAGCCTCCAAAGACCGCCGCACCCGTGCGGCGGTACCGGAGGACGCCCCCTTCGCATGGATTCGAACTCGCATTCCGGGaacaccagcacacacaacgcAAACGCCACCACagtcggcagcagccgcgcagcacctAGTCTCATTTTCCGGTCTTcccgcaccgcctcgtcgccctTGAAGCTGGCGACCATCCACCCTTTCTCGTTTGCCCTTCAGGGAGAGGGTGAGCTCCGCGAGCTGTCGACGAACGGCTGCCATGCAAGCACATCTGCTAGTACGGGGATGTCCTTCACGACTCCTAACTCTGTGGCCTCGCCCCCAACACGCCGACTCGCTCCAGCGTTGCTGCGTCATCACCACCCTGCCACCGCTGTGGGCGCATGCTTGGTTCAGGCGTCTACCTCCCTCGGTCCTGATCCTGTATTCGGAAGCAGCGCCTTTTCTGCGCACTCACCTCTTGTCGCGAAGGACTCTGCTTGGTCGCCGACTCTGTCGCCCAAACCGCAGAAACGCAGCGAAACTGATACTAGGCGGGCATCGATGGAGTCGCCAATCGTGTCACTGTCTGGCACGCGGCAACAGCGCTGTCTTTCCGACATACCTATCGAGCTCTCTCTCAGTGAGGAGTTGTTTGCTGACTCGGCCGCTTGTGGCCCACGAGTGAGGCACCGCAGACACGAGAATGCAACCCCGCTCTCCACCACTCCCCCCATTACGATGCCGGACGACTTGGAAACTGTAGTGCTGATGGGCACTCCACCAGAACCCCGGCGCACCAACCAGCAGCGTCAGGACGAGGTGccctgcaccgccacctgGCCTCCcacccgcagcggcgcgacggcTATGATGCCAACTAGCATGCCCGGCAACTCTGCTCCGTTTCGAGGCCTCGACCGAGACAGCGATGGCTCGTCAGCTCCCTTCGAAGGAAAGGGCTCTGCTGCGAAGACGGAAGCGGTGGACATCACCGCGAGGACAAGGAGGCACAGCGTCGCCCCGGCGTtgttcgctgccgcgccaAAGGGCGTACCGGCGCTAAACGAGGATGATTTGACGAACGTCTGCGAAACTTCGTCTCTGCCGATGCGGGGCTCGCTGGAGGCACGCGGCGCGGAGAACGGCGCGACCACATCCTCCCGGAAGATACCCGGACCCGCACTAGCACCTCCCCAGCCGCTTCTCGGCGGAGCGAGCGTGCtgagcgcgcagcagctgcacgcggGGGGAGGTCGGAGAAAGAGTCGGCTGGTACTTTGA